A stretch of the Oceanicola sp. D3 genome encodes the following:
- a CDS encoding AsmA-like C-terminal region-containing protein, with the protein MSPPKDMPEKAPLEERARWFDAAAEAERLAAAQEAAMRLGPAAPCEGTPLQPLGAADPAEGTLCGPLLLTPEKIGLEAELPAESAAPALGAAEVPVTGGAEVVAALRRDGALDRPDDTGEDSHDAPIRPRRRIRKRRLLAKPLIWAFDVAVLCVVAVILAILLTAGRELPAPEWLAERVEARLNEGLGGATVEMGGLYVIFQRTALPRVTFREVDIRAADGSHIAHVPALGATLDKGALLKGQVQPRAVIISGAAMQASRDREGNFDLRLGSAELNWQGAGNLAELLARVDAMLALPSFQPIEEIRADQLVLEFADARSGREWVLYNGELVIAQDAEKVSARLALQLAGEEVPEGAEERAEFEVAPATVALTFSSQKGSTAAELGANIEGVGAQDVGTLSPATAFLALLDAPISGAMRAKVDEAGTLAELAGQLEIGAGSIEPGQGQAAIALDGGRSYFRYQPDAARLVFDELRLAAPDGAFTASGQAYLEGMEATGWPTDLVGQLAFSEVRLDPTGIFAEGLSFPSGALDLKLSLDPFNLRIGQMVLEGEDVTIRARGRARPVPEGWEAAVDVEVDRIGHERLLSLWPLGLATKTRDWISERVQAGELFNVKGALRAKPGEARPVVSLVYEFKGGEVLVLPTLPPVQGATGYSSISEDAYTMSLDAGHIDAPEGGRIDVAGTVLRVPDVHKEPADMEVHLLSESSATAVLSILDQEPWRFISKADQPVDMAEGRAALDGVIRFPLIKDVPQQLIDFRVGGVLTGVRSTKVVPGRTLTAERLEVLAHGEEIVIEGPGRIEGLPITAAWVQPIDKPGPQPSRVEGTIELSQAFVDRFNIGLPKGMVSGAGTGQFTIDLERGRAPRFSLHSDLNRMGLTIRELAWSKGRATKGSLQVSGQLGEPPSIDSLSISAPGLSAEGRVRLNPGGGLRTAEFSRVKAGRWIDAPVTLTGRGKGVTPAVTVRGGWVDIRRTSFAQGGGGGTAGAPMNLSLDRLIISDGISLRGFRAELKTRGGLNGKFTGTVNGAAPVSGTLVPSRGKTAVRISSQDAGRVFRAAGLFRKGRGGAMQLTLVPRAEPGQYNGELKVQNVRVQSAPGLAALLNAISVVGLVEQLNGSGLLLANTVVNFRLTPNAVQINHGSAVGPSVGISMAGVYDMNRDYMSVQGVFSPIYVVNGIGRIISKRGEGFFGFNYKMTGPAAGPKVSVNPLSVLTPGIFREIFRQPPPRLAN; encoded by the coding sequence ATGAGCCCGCCGAAGGACATGCCCGAAAAGGCACCGCTCGAAGAGCGCGCGCGGTGGTTTGATGCCGCCGCCGAGGCCGAGCGGCTGGCAGCGGCGCAGGAGGCCGCCATGCGGCTGGGGCCTGCGGCCCCCTGCGAGGGCACGCCGTTGCAGCCACTGGGCGCGGCAGACCCGGCGGAGGGCACGCTGTGCGGGCCGCTCCTGCTGACGCCGGAAAAGATTGGGCTGGAGGCAGAGCTGCCCGCCGAAAGTGCCGCCCCCGCCCTCGGTGCGGCGGAGGTGCCGGTGACGGGCGGGGCCGAGGTGGTGGCCGCGCTGCGCCGGGACGGGGCGCTGGACCGGCCCGACGACACCGGCGAAGACAGCCACGATGCCCCCATTCGCCCGCGGCGGCGCATCCGCAAACGCCGACTGCTGGCCAAGCCGCTGATCTGGGCCTTCGACGTGGCCGTGCTCTGCGTGGTTGCCGTGATCCTCGCCATTCTGCTCACCGCTGGCCGGGAACTGCCCGCGCCGGAGTGGCTGGCCGAACGGGTGGAGGCACGGCTGAATGAGGGGCTCGGCGGAGCCACGGTGGAGATGGGCGGGCTCTACGTGATCTTTCAGCGCACCGCGCTGCCCCGTGTCACCTTCCGCGAGGTGGATATTCGCGCCGCCGATGGCAGCCATATTGCCCATGTTCCCGCGCTGGGCGCGACGCTTGACAAGGGCGCCTTGCTGAAAGGGCAGGTGCAGCCGCGTGCGGTGATCATCAGTGGCGCGGCGATGCAGGCCTCGCGCGACCGGGAGGGCAACTTTGATCTGCGGCTCGGCAGCGCGGAGTTGAACTGGCAGGGCGCGGGCAACCTTGCCGAACTGCTGGCCCGGGTGGATGCGATGCTGGCCCTGCCCAGCTTTCAGCCGATCGAGGAAATCCGCGCCGATCAGCTGGTGCTGGAGTTTGCCGATGCCCGCTCGGGGCGGGAGTGGGTGCTTTACAACGGCGAGCTGGTGATTGCGCAGGATGCCGAGAAGGTTTCGGCCCGGCTTGCGCTGCAACTGGCGGGCGAGGAGGTGCCGGAGGGGGCCGAGGAGCGGGCCGAGTTTGAGGTCGCCCCGGCCACGGTTGCACTCACCTTCAGTTCGCAGAAGGGCTCCACCGCTGCCGAGCTGGGCGCGAACATCGAGGGCGTGGGCGCGCAGGACGTGGGCACGCTGAGCCCCGCCACCGCGTTCCTCGCGCTGCTCGATGCGCCGATCTCGGGGGCGATGCGGGCGAAGGTGGATGAGGCTGGAACGCTGGCCGAGCTGGCCGGGCAGCTGGAGATCGGGGCGGGCAGCATCGAGCCGGGGCAGGGGCAGGCGGCCATCGCGCTGGACGGCGGGCGCAGCTACTTTCGCTATCAGCCAGACGCCGCCCGGCTGGTGTTTGACGAGCTGCGCCTCGCGGCACCTGACGGGGCCTTCACCGCCAGCGGGCAGGCCTATCTTGAGGGCATGGAGGCCACCGGCTGGCCGACCGACCTTGTGGGCCAGCTGGCCTTCTCGGAGGTGCGGCTGGACCCGACAGGCATTTTTGCCGAGGGCCTCAGCTTTCCCTCTGGCGCGCTTGATCTAAAGCTCTCGCTCGACCCGTTCAACCTGCGGATCGGCCAGATGGTGCTGGAGGGCGAGGATGTGACGATCCGCGCCCGGGGCCGCGCCCGCCCGGTGCCCGAAGGCTGGGAGGCGGCGGTGGATGTGGAGGTGGACCGGATCGGCCATGAGCGGCTGCTTTCGCTCTGGCCGCTGGGGCTGGCCACCAAGACCCGCGACTGGATTTCCGAGCGGGTGCAGGCGGGCGAGCTGTTCAACGTGAAGGGCGCGCTCAGGGCCAAGCCGGGCGAGGCGCGCCCGGTTGTGAGCCTTGTCTATGAGTTCAAGGGCGGCGAGGTTCTGGTGCTGCCCACGCTGCCGCCGGTGCAGGGCGCGACGGGCTACTCCTCGATCTCCGAGGATGCCTATACGATGTCGCTGGACGCGGGCCATATCGACGCGCCGGAGGGCGGGCGGATCGACGTGGCGGGCACGGTGCTGCGGGTGCCGGATGTGCACAAGGAGCCGGCCGATATGGAGGTGCATCTGCTCTCGGAAAGCAGTGCAACGGCGGTGCTCTCGATTCTCGATCAGGAGCCGTGGCGGTTTATCTCCAAGGCCGATCAGCCGGTGGACATGGCCGAGGGCCGCGCCGCGCTGGATGGGGTGATCCGCTTTCCGCTGATCAAGGACGTGCCGCAGCAGCTGATCGACTTTCGCGTTGGCGGCGTGCTGACCGGGGTGCGCTCGACCAAGGTGGTGCCCGGGCGCACGCTCACCGCCGAGCGGCTGGAGGTGCTGGCTCACGGCGAGGAGATCGTGATCGAGGGGCCGGGGCGGATCGAGGGCCTGCCGATCACCGCCGCCTGGGTGCAGCCCATCGACAAGCCGGGGCCGCAGCCGAGCCGGGTGGAAGGCACGATCGAGCTCAGCCAGGCCTTTGTGGACAGGTTCAACATCGGGTTGCCCAAGGGCATGGTGTCGGGCGCGGGCACCGGGCAGTTCACCATTGATCTGGAGCGGGGCCGCGCGCCGCGTTTCAGCCTGCACTCCGATCTCAACCGGATGGGGCTGACGATCCGCGAGCTGGCGTGGAGCAAGGGGCGGGCGACGAAGGGCTCGCTTCAGGTGTCAGGCCAGCTTGGCGAGCCGCCCTCGATTGACAGCCTGTCGATCTCGGCACCCGGCCTCTCGGCAGAGGGACGGGTGCGGCTGAACCCGGGCGGCGGGCTGCGCACGGCAGAATTTTCGCGGGTGAAGGCGGGTCGCTGGATTGACGCGCCGGTGACGCTGACCGGGCGCGGCAAGGGCGTGACCCCGGCAGTGACGGTGCGCGGCGGCTGGGTCGACATCCGCCGCACCTCCTTTGCCCAGGGCGGCGGCGGGGGCACGGCGGGCGCACCGATGAACCTTTCGCTCGACCGGCTGATCATTTCTGACGGCATCTCGCTGCGCGGCTTTCGCGCCGAGCTGAAGACACGGGGCGGGCTGAACGGCAAATTCACCGGCACCGTCAACGGCGCGGCGCCGGTTTCGGGCACGCTGGTGCCCTCGCGCGGAAAGACGGCGGTGCGGATTTCTTCGCAGGATGCGGGGCGGGTGTTTCGGGCCGCCGGGCTGTTCAGGAAGGGCCGGGGTGGGGCGATGCAGCTGACCTTGGTGCCCCGCGCCGAACCGGGGCAATACAATGGCGAGCTGAAGGTGCAGAACGTACGGGTCCAGAGCGCCCCCGGCCTCGCCGCGCTGCTCAACGCGATCTCGGTTGTCGGGCTGGTGGAGCAGCTCAACGGCTCGGGCCTGCTGCTGGCGAACACGGTAGTCAACTTCCGGCTCACCCCCAATGCGGTGCAGATCAACCACGGCTCCGCCGTTGGCCCCTCGGTGGGGATTTCGATGGCAGGGGTTTACGACATGAACCGCGATTACATGTCGGTGCAGGGGGTGTTTTCGCCGATCTACGTGGTCAACGGGATCGGGCGGATCATCTCGAAGCGCGGCGAAGGGTTCTTTGGCTTCAACTACAAGATGACCGGCCCGGCGGCGGGCCCGAAGGTGAGCGTGAACCCGCTGTCGGTGCTGACTCCGGGGATCTTCCGCGAGATCTTCCGCCAGCCGCCGCCGAGGCTGGCGAATTAG
- the queA gene encoding tRNA preQ1(34) S-adenosylmethionine ribosyltransferase-isomerase QueA, with product MKLDDFDFDLPEELIAVRPAYPRGASRLLVAGADWIDDRGVGDICDYLRPGDRLVLNNTKVIPARLSGVRRRDSAQGMVEARVEVTLLEPGTGGEWLALARPARKVKPGEVVEFGAGLKAEVLSRDGGEVRLRFSAEGEAFDAALEQVGAMPLPPYIAARRVADEADREDYQTVFAKHTGAVAAPTASLHFDAALLARIEAMGVGLTEVTLHVGAGTFLPVTVEDVTTHRMHAERGEVTAQAADEINATKAAGGRIIPVGTTALRLIESAAAGPGRIAPWQGETDIFIYPGFQFALTDALMTNFHLPKSTLMMLVSALMGQERIGEIYRHAIEARYRFFSYGDSSLLLPGE from the coding sequence ATGAAGCTGGATGATTTTGATTTTGACCTGCCCGAAGAGCTGATCGCCGTGCGCCCCGCCTATCCGCGCGGGGCCTCACGGCTGTTGGTGGCCGGGGCCGATTGGATTGATGACCGGGGGGTGGGCGATATTTGCGACTACCTGCGGCCCGGCGACCGGCTGGTGCTGAACAACACCAAGGTGATCCCGGCGCGGCTTTCGGGTGTGCGGCGGCGCGACTCGGCGCAAGGCATGGTTGAGGCGCGGGTGGAGGTGACGCTGCTGGAGCCGGGCACGGGCGGCGAGTGGCTGGCGCTGGCGCGGCCCGCCCGCAAGGTGAAGCCGGGCGAAGTGGTGGAGTTTGGCGCCGGGCTGAAGGCCGAGGTGCTCAGCCGCGACGGGGGCGAGGTGCGGCTGCGGTTTTCTGCCGAGGGCGAGGCCTTTGACGCGGCGCTGGAGCAGGTCGGCGCGATGCCGCTGCCGCCCTATATCGCCGCGCGGCGGGTCGCCGATGAGGCCGACCGCGAGGATTATCAGACGGTCTTTGCCAAACATACCGGCGCTGTGGCCGCACCGACCGCCTCGCTGCATTTCGACGCCGCATTGCTGGCGCGGATCGAGGCGATGGGCGTGGGGCTGACGGAGGTGACGCTGCACGTGGGGGCGGGCACCTTCTTGCCAGTGACGGTGGAGGATGTGACAACCCACCGTATGCACGCCGAGCGTGGCGAGGTTACGGCGCAGGCGGCCGATGAGATCAACGCCACCAAGGCGGCGGGCGGGCGGATCATCCCCGTGGGCACCACCGCGCTGCGGCTGATCGAGAGCGCGGCCGCGGGCCCGGGCCGGATTGCGCCGTGGCAGGGGGAGACCGATATCTTCATCTACCCCGGCTTTCAGTTTGCGCTGACAGACGCGCTGATGACCAATTTCCACCTGCCCAAGAGCACGCTGATGATGCTGGTCTCGGCGCTGATGGGGCAGGAGCGGATAGGCGAAATTTACCGCCATGCCATAGAAGCGCGATACCGCTTCTTCAGCTATGGCGACAGCTCGCTGCTGCTGCCGGGCGAATAA
- a CDS encoding MFS transporter: MIKVIASTWALLIGVMLLMVGNGVQGTLLGIRGSLEGFSTLQMSFVMSAYFVGFLGGSRMAPEMIRRVGHVRVFAALGSFISAVLILYPTVANPWAWMVGRVIIGFCFSGVYVTAESWLNNSVTNDIRGKALSLYMIVQMVGIVAAQFLLVAGDPTGFVLFVIPSVLVSISFAPILLSVQPTPAFDTTKPLSLIELYHVSPLGMVGAFLLGGVYAAMFGMSAVFATQAGFSVVETSTFVASIYVGGLLMQYPIGWVSDRMDRRLLIAMLGIGGALAGAFGLVFGGAFVAVLVAGFMIGGMSNPLYALLIAYTNDFLEVDDMAAASGGLIFINGVGAIAGPIVTGWFMGLIGPLGFFVYIALLMTAVAGYAFWRMTRRPGVSVEDTGSYAPVLPSSTAVAVDMAQEYFVEGLEEDAEEEASAEEGAEARP, translated from the coding sequence ATGATTAAGGTGATCGCAAGTACCTGGGCGCTGCTGATCGGCGTGATGCTGCTGATGGTGGGCAACGGTGTGCAGGGCACGCTGCTGGGTATCCGCGGCTCGCTGGAGGGGTTTTCGACCCTGCAGATGTCATTCGTGATGTCGGCCTATTTCGTGGGCTTTCTTGGCGGCAGCCGGATGGCGCCGGAGATGATCCGCCGGGTCGGCCATGTGCGGGTGTTTGCGGCGCTTGGCAGCTTTATCAGCGCGGTGCTGATCCTCTACCCGACGGTGGCCAACCCCTGGGCCTGGATGGTGGGGCGGGTGATCATCGGTTTTTGCTTCTCGGGCGTTTACGTGACCGCCGAGAGCTGGCTGAACAACTCGGTGACCAACGACATCCGCGGCAAGGCGCTTTCGCTCTACATGATCGTGCAGATGGTGGGGATCGTGGCGGCGCAGTTCCTGCTAGTGGCGGGCGACCCGACCGGCTTTGTGCTCTTCGTGATCCCGAGCGTGCTGGTTTCGATCTCCTTCGCACCGATTTTGCTGAGCGTGCAGCCCACGCCCGCGTTTGACACCACCAAGCCGCTCTCGTTGATCGAGCTTTACCACGTGTCGCCGCTTGGCATGGTGGGCGCCTTCCTGCTTGGCGGGGTCTATGCCGCCATGTTCGGCATGTCGGCGGTCTTTGCCACGCAGGCTGGCTTTTCGGTGGTGGAAACCTCCACCTTCGTGGCCTCGATCTACGTTGGCGGGCTACTGATGCAATATCCCATCGGCTGGGTCAGCGACCGGATGGACAGGCGGTTGCTGATTGCCATGCTCGGCATTGGCGGTGCGCTCGCCGGGGCCTTCGGGCTGGTGTTTGGCGGGGCCTTCGTTGCCGTGCTCGTTGCGGGCTTCATGATCGGGGGCATGAGCAACCCGCTCTATGCGCTGCTCATCGCCTATACCAACGACTTTCTGGAGGTTGATGACATGGCCGCCGCCTCGGGCGGGCTGATCTTCATCAACGGGGTGGGGGCGATTGCGGGGCCAATCGTGACCGGTTGGTTCATGGGGCTGATCGGGCCGCTTGGCTTTTTCGTCTACATCGCTCTCCTGATGACGGCGGTGGCGGGCTATGCGTTTTGGCGGATGACCCGGCGTCCGGGTGTTTCGGTGGAAGACACAGGCTCCTACGCACCGGTCTTGCCCTCGTCCACGGCGGTGGCTGTGGATATGGCCCAGGAATACTTCGTGGAAGGGCTTGAGGAGGACGCCGAGGAGGAGGCATCTGCCGAAGAGGGCGCAGAAGCCCGCCCCTGA
- a CDS encoding DUF924 family protein — protein MVEPEEICRFWVDEIGPDGWYVQDEALDADIRARFLESWEAVAAGARLPWGWTAREVLARLILVDQFPRNMFRGDGRSFDTDGMAREWSKWAVAERKDARVTGLAQQFFYLPLMHSEVLADQDAAVRLFLTRMPGTDNLRHARAHRQVIRDFGQFPYRNAALGRPSSARELAYLEAGGYRWSLNHVDDAGGGSWGSHE, from the coding sequence ATGGTCGAGCCGGAAGAGATTTGCCGGTTCTGGGTCGATGAGATTGGCCCGGACGGCTGGTATGTTCAGGATGAGGCGCTGGATGCGGACATCCGCGCGCGCTTTCTGGAAAGCTGGGAAGCGGTGGCCGCCGGTGCGCGGCTGCCTTGGGGCTGGACGGCGCGCGAGGTGCTGGCCCGGCTGATCCTCGTGGATCAGTTCCCGCGCAACATGTTTCGTGGGGACGGGCGCAGCTTTGACACCGATGGGATGGCGCGCGAATGGTCCAAATGGGCCGTGGCCGAGCGCAAGGATGCCCGGGTAACGGGCCTGGCGCAGCAGTTTTTCTACCTGCCGCTGATGCACTCGGAGGTGTTGGCCGATCAGGATGCGGCGGTGCGGCTGTTTCTGACCCGGATGCCGGGGACCGACAATCTGCGCCACGCGCGGGCGCATCGGCAGGTGATCCGCGACTTTGGCCAGTTTCCCTATCGCAACGCGGCGCTTGGGCGGCCCTCAAGCGCGCGCGAGTTGGCCTATCTGGAGGCAGGGGGCTATCGGTGGTCGCTCAACCACGTCGATGACGCGGGCGGCGGAAGCTGGGGCTCGCACGAGTAA
- the lpdA gene encoding dihydrolipoyl dehydrogenase: MASQSFDLIVIGAGPGGYVAAIRAAQLGLKVVCVERENLGGICLNWGCIPTKALLRSSEVFHLMHRAKDFGLKVEKADYDLDAVVKRSRGVAAQMEGGIKHLFKKNKVTSIMGEAKITGKGKVSVKTEKGTEELTAKNIVVATGARARELPGLEADGDLVWTYRHALTPKRMPKKLLVIGSGAIGIEFASFYNTLGSDTTVVEVMDRVLPVEDKDISAFAKKQFTKQGMKIMEKAMVKQLDRAKGKVTAHIEVGGKVEKHEFDTVISAVGIVGNVEGLGLEELGVKIDRTHVVTDEYCQTGVEGVYAIGDIAGAPWLAHKASHEGVMVAEKIAGQHVHPIKPGSIAGCTYCHPQVASVGMTEEKAKEAGYELKVGRFPFIGNGKAVALGEPEGMVKTVFDAKTGELLGAHMVGAEVTELIQGYVVGRQLETTEEDLMHTVFPHPTLSEMMHESVLEAYGRAIHI, translated from the coding sequence ATGGCCTCGCAAAGCTTCGACCTGATCGTCATCGGCGCCGGCCCCGGCGGCTATGTGGCCGCGATCCGCGCCGCCCAGCTCGGGCTGAAGGTGGTTTGTGTGGAGCGCGAGAACCTTGGCGGCATCTGCCTCAACTGGGGCTGCATCCCGACCAAGGCGCTGCTGCGCTCGTCCGAAGTGTTTCACCTCATGCACCGGGCCAAGGATTTTGGCCTGAAGGTCGAGAAGGCCGACTATGACCTCGACGCCGTGGTCAAGCGCTCGCGCGGCGTGGCCGCGCAGATGGAAGGCGGCATCAAGCACCTGTTCAAGAAGAACAAAGTCACCTCGATCATGGGTGAGGCCAAGATCACCGGGAAGGGCAAGGTTTCGGTCAAGACCGAGAAGGGCACCGAGGAGCTGACCGCCAAGAATATCGTGGTGGCCACCGGCGCCCGCGCCCGCGAGCTGCCCGGGCTGGAGGCCGATGGTGATCTGGTCTGGACCTACCGCCACGCGCTGACCCCCAAGCGGATGCCCAAGAAGCTGCTTGTGATCGGCTCCGGCGCGATCGGCATCGAGTTTGCCAGCTTCTACAACACGCTCGGGTCTGACACGACCGTGGTGGAAGTGATGGACCGCGTGCTGCCGGTGGAAGACAAGGATATTTCCGCCTTCGCCAAGAAGCAGTTCACCAAGCAGGGCATGAAGATCATGGAAAAGGCCATGGTCAAGCAGCTTGACCGCGCCAAAGGCAAGGTCACGGCCCATATCGAGGTGGGCGGCAAGGTGGAGAAGCATGAGTTTGACACCGTGATCTCCGCCGTGGGGATCGTCGGCAATGTCGAAGGCCTCGGGCTGGAAGAGCTGGGCGTGAAGATCGACCGGACCCACGTGGTGACCGATGAATACTGCCAGACCGGGGTGGAGGGCGTTTACGCCATTGGCGACATCGCCGGGGCTCCGTGGCTGGCGCATAAGGCGAGCCATGAGGGCGTGATGGTGGCCGAGAAGATCGCCGGGCAGCATGTGCATCCGATCAAGCCGGGCAGCATCGCGGGCTGCACCTATTGCCACCCGCAGGTGGCGAGCGTCGGCATGACCGAGGAGAAGGCCAAGGAGGCCGGATACGAGCTGAAGGTGGGGCGCTTCCCCTTCATCGGCAACGGCAAGGCTGTGGCGCTGGGCGAGCCGGAGGGCATGGTGAAGACGGTGTTCGACGCCAAGACCGGCGAGCTCTTGGGCGCCCACATGGTCGGCGCAGAAGTGACCGAGCTGATCCAGGGCTACGTGGTGGGCCGCCAGCTTGAGACCACCGAAGAAGACCTGATGCACACGGTCTTCCCGCATCCGACGCTCAGCGAGATGATGCATGAGTCCGTGCTGGAGGCTTACGGGCGGGCTATTCACATTTAA
- the pcaF gene encoding 3-oxoadipyl-CoA thiolase, translating to MAGEAFICDGVRTAIGRYGGALSSVRADDLAAVPIKALMARNTGLDPAAIDDVIYGCANQAGEDNRNVARMALLLAGLPETVPGATINRLCASGMDAIGTVSRAIKAGDYDLAIAGGVESMSRAPFVMGKATSAFSRAAEMYDTTIGWRFVNKAMKAAYGVDSMPQTADNVAADWGVSREDQDAFAARSQARWAGADAAGVFAEEIVPVEVPQRKGEPVVVDRDEHPRPGTTAEQLGRLKGVNGPELTVTAGNASGVNDGSAALLVASEGAAHVHGLKPLARIVTMQSAGVAPRVMGVGPVPAVRKALAKAGLSIEQMDVIELNEAFAAQGLAVLRDLGVADDAAHVNPNGGAIAIGHPLGMSGARIVLTAARELQRRGGKYALCTMCVGVGQGVALIIERV from the coding sequence ATGGCCGGAGAGGCTTTCATTTGTGACGGGGTGCGCACGGCGATTGGCCGCTATGGCGGGGCGCTATCTTCCGTGCGGGCGGATGACCTTGCCGCGGTGCCGATCAAGGCGCTGATGGCGCGCAACACCGGGCTCGACCCTGCGGCGATTGACGATGTGATCTATGGCTGCGCCAACCAAGCGGGGGAAGACAACCGCAACGTGGCGCGGATGGCGCTGCTGCTGGCGGGCCTGCCCGAGACGGTGCCGGGGGCGACGATCAACCGGCTTTGCGCCAGCGGGATGGATGCCATCGGCACCGTGAGCCGCGCGATCAAGGCGGGCGATTATGACCTCGCCATTGCAGGCGGCGTCGAGAGCATGAGCCGCGCGCCTTTCGTCATGGGCAAGGCGACCTCGGCGTTTTCCCGTGCCGCCGAGATGTATGACACCACCATTGGCTGGCGCTTTGTGAACAAGGCGATGAAGGCGGCCTACGGCGTGGATTCCATGCCCCAAACCGCCGACAACGTGGCCGCCGATTGGGGCGTGAGTCGCGAGGATCAGGATGCCTTTGCCGCCCGCAGCCAAGCCCGTTGGGCCGGGGCGGATGCGGCGGGCGTGTTTGCGGAAGAGATCGTTCCCGTCGAGGTGCCCCAGCGCAAGGGCGAGCCGGTTGTGGTGGATCGTGACGAGCACCCGCGCCCCGGCACCACGGCAGAGCAGCTCGGGCGGCTCAAGGGCGTGAACGGGCCGGAGCTGACGGTGACGGCCGGCAATGCCTCTGGCGTCAATGACGGGTCGGCGGCGCTGCTGGTGGCGAGCGAGGGCGCGGCCCATGTGCATGGGCTCAAGCCGCTGGCGCGGATTGTAACGATGCAGTCGGCAGGCGTGGCGCCACGGGTGATGGGCGTGGGGCCGGTGCCGGCGGTGCGCAAGGCGCTGGCCAAGGCCGGGCTTTCCATCGAGCAGATGGATGTAATCGAGCTGAACGAGGCCTTCGCCGCGCAGGGCCTCGCCGTGCTGCGCGACCTCGGCGTTGCCGATGACGCGGCGCATGTGAACCCCAACGGCGGGGCCATCGCCATCGGCCACCCGCTCGGCATGAGCGGTGCGCGGATCGTGCTGACAGCGGCCCGCGAGCTTCAGCGGCGCGGCGGCAAATATGCGCTCTGCACCATGTGCGTGGGCGTGGGGCAGGGGGTTGCCCTGATCATTGAAAGGGTCTGA
- the paaA gene encoding 1,2-phenylacetyl-CoA epoxidase subunit PaaA: MYAQMIKSEGGKSREEMSPEEAAFQDRIDAGETIEPMDWMPEGYRKTLIRQIGQHAHSEIVGQLPEGNWITRAPTLERKAILLAKVQDEAGHGLYLYCAAETLGISRDDMTEQLLSGRMKYSSIFNYPTLSWADIGAVGWLVDGAAIMNQVPLQRTSYGPYSRAMIRICKEESFHQRQGFDIMMKMAKGTEAQRRMAQDALDRFWYPSLMMFGPSDAESVHSAQNMAWRIKINGNDELRQKFVDQTVPQAEFLGLTVPDEHLKWNEEKGGYDFSEPDWEEFFAVLKGAGPESAERMKARQDAWDEGQWVRDAMSAHAAKKAARREAAE; the protein is encoded by the coding sequence ATGTATGCACAGATGATCAAATCTGAGGGCGGAAAGAGCCGCGAGGAGATGAGCCCCGAGGAGGCGGCGTTTCAGGATCGGATCGACGCGGGCGAAACCATCGAGCCGATGGATTGGATGCCCGAGGGCTACCGGAAAACGCTGATCCGCCAGATCGGGCAGCACGCGCATTCCGAGATCGTGGGGCAATTGCCGGAGGGCAACTGGATCACCCGCGCGCCGACGCTGGAGCGCAAGGCGATCCTGCTGGCCAAGGTGCAGGACGAGGCGGGGCATGGGCTTTACTTGTATTGCGCGGCGGAGACGCTGGGGATTTCGCGCGACGACATGACGGAGCAGCTGCTCTCGGGGCGGATGAAGTATTCGAGCATCTTCAACTACCCGACGCTGAGCTGGGCCGATATCGGCGCGGTCGGCTGGCTGGTGGATGGTGCGGCGATCATGAACCAGGTGCCGCTGCAACGCACGAGCTACGGCCCCTATTCCCGCGCGATGATCCGGATCTGCAAGGAGGAGTCGTTTCACCAGCGGCAGGGGTTCGACATCATGATGAAGATGGCGAAGGGGACGGAGGCGCAGCGCCGGATGGCGCAGGATGCGCTGGATCGATTCTGGTATCCCTCGCTGATGATGTTCGGGCCGAGCGATGCAGAGAGCGTGCATTCGGCGCAGAACATGGCTTGGCGGATCAAGATCAACGGCAATGACGAGCTGCGCCAGAAGTTCGTGGACCAGACGGTGCCGCAGGCGGAATTCCTCGGGCTGACGGTGCCCGACGAGCACCTGAAGTGGAACGAGGAGAAGGGCGGCTACGACTTTTCCGAGCCGGATTGGGAGGAGTTCTTTGCCGTTCTGAAGGGCGCAGGCCCGGAGAGCGCCGAGCGGATGAAGGCACGGCAGGACGCGTGGGATGAGGGGCAATGGGTGCGCGATGCAATGAGCGCCCATGCGGCGAAAAAGGCGGCCCGGCGGGAAGCGGCGGAGTAG
- the paaB gene encoding 1,2-phenylacetyl-CoA epoxidase subunit PaaB, giving the protein MSREWPLWEVFIRGSHGMSHRHVGSLHAADAEHALLSARDVYTRRNEGVSIWVVPSVQITASNPDDKGPFYEPSQSKVYRHPSFFDIPDDVGAM; this is encoded by the coding sequence ATGAGCAGGGAATGGCCGTTATGGGAGGTGTTCATCCGGGGCAGCCACGGGATGAGCCATCGGCATGTGGGGAGCTTGCACGCGGCGGATGCCGAGCACGCGCTGCTTTCGGCACGGGATGTCTATACGCGGCGCAACGAGGGGGTTTCGATCTGGGTCGTGCCCTCGGTGCAGATCACCGCGTCGAACCCCGATGACAAGGGGCCGTTCTACGAGCCGTCGCAAAGCAAGGTTTATCGGCATCCCAGCTTCTTCGACATCCCCGACGACGTGGGGGCGATGTGA